DNA from Petropleomorpha daqingensis:
TCGAGGCGGGCCACCTGCCGCCGGGAACGCGTACCCGGCTCGTGGACGCCGTGCTGGAGCACCCCGCCGTCGAGGGCGCCGAGAAGCTGGTGGCGAGCATGCCGATCAGCGACAGCGAGATGCTCGGGCGGCTGCGTGAGCGCACCGACGAACTCGGCACGCGGGCGGCCGGAGCCACCAAGATCGTCGAGGCGCGCATCGAGAAGCCCTGATCAGGGGCAGGCGACCCACTCCTCCTCGCCGTCGGTGAAGACCTGCCGCTTCCAGATCGGCAGCCGCTTCTTCACCTCGTCGACGAGCTCGGCGCAGGCGGTGAACGCCTCGCCGCGGTGCGACGCGCTGACCGCGCAGGCCAGCGCCACGTCGCCGATGCCCAGCATGCCGACCCGGTGCGAGACGGCGACGGCGTGCAGGCCCGGCCGGGCGGCGAACTCAGCGGCGATCTCGGTGATCACGTCGGAGGCCGTGGGGTGGCCGACGTACTCGAGCTCGGTCACCGACCGCCCGCCGTCGTGGTCGCGGACGACGCCGGCGAAGGAGACGACGGCGCCGGCGGCCTTGTCGGCGACGGCGTCCTCGTGCTCGGCCACCGACAAGGGCTCGTCGACGACGCGGGCGATCTGCGGGCTCACGTCCTGGAAGGTACCCGTGGCTAGGACGCCGGCGGGACGTCGAGATCCGTGGGATCGGCCAGCCCCGAGCAGTCGACCTCGGTGACCTCGTGTGCGGCGAGGTACCGGCGGGCGCCCTCGTCGCCGGTCGCCGTCTCGATCACCCCGGCCCAGTGGTCGCGGCCGATCAGCACGGGGTGCCCGCGGACGCCGTCGTAGGTGGCGACGGCGAGCGCGTCCGGGGTGCCGTACCCGGCCATCCGCTCCAGCGCCGCCGGGGTCATGCCGGGCATGTCGACCAGCGTGATCAGCGCGGCGTCGATCCGCAGCGGCAACCCGCGCAGGCCCTCCAGACCGGTGCGCAG
Protein-coding regions in this window:
- a CDS encoding molybdenum cofactor biosynthesis protein MoaE, giving the protein MSPQIARVVDEPLSVAEHEDAVADKAAGAVVSFAGVVRDHDGGRSVTELEYVGHPTASDVITEIAAEFAARPGLHAVAVSHRVGMLGIGDVALACAVSASHRGEAFTACAELVDEVKKRLPIWKRQVFTDGEEEWVACP
- a CDS encoding nucleotidyltransferase family protein, encoding MTVAAVVLAAGGGRRYGMPKALVEYDGSLLVERAVGTAQAVCDTVLVVLGARAVDVWRQAQLGNAVVVANEDWETGMASSLRTGLEGLRGLPLRIDAALITLVDMPGMTPAALERMAGYGTPDALAVATYDGVRGHPVLIGRDHWAGVIETATGDEGARRYLAAHEVTEVDCSGLADPTDLDVPPAS